From the Candidatus Krumholzibacteriota bacterium genome, one window contains:
- a CDS encoding AbrB/MazE/SpoVT family DNA-binding domain-containing protein has product MKSKIVKIGNSQGIRIPKPIIEQVGIERDIEIIVEDNRLVISPAQRPRSDWLAAFQKMAERGDDKLLDLGEISPTKWDEEEWEWK; this is encoded by the coding sequence ATGAAGTCTAAGATTGTCAAGATAGGCAACTCCCAAGGAATAAGGATACCAAAACCTATTATAGAGCAGGTCGGGATAGAGCGGGATATCGAGATCATAGTTGAAGATAATCGCCTTGTTATAAGTCCGGCACAGAGGCCAAGGTCTGATTGGTTAGCGGCATTTCAGAAGATGGCAGAGCGTGGAGACGACAAGCTCCTTGATCTAGGAGAGATATCACCGACAAAATGGGATGAGGAGGAATGGGAGTGGAAGTAA
- a CDS encoding type II toxin-antitoxin system PemK/MazF family toxin yields MGVEVNRFEVYLVNLDPTAGSEIKKTRPCLIISPDEMNHSIRTVIVAPLTTKGRPYPTRVLCKFKGKSGQVVLDQIRTIDKERLLKKLGRLDKRSAYAVLSVLAEIFAP; encoded by the coding sequence ATGGGAGTGGAAGTAAATAGATTTGAGGTTTACCTGGTAAATCTGGATCCAACTGCTGGAAGTGAGATTAAGAAGACACGTCCGTGCTTGATTATTTCGCCCGACGAGATGAATCATAGTATTAGGACAGTTATTGTTGCTCCGCTTACTACAAAGGGCAGACCATATCCTACAAGGGTGTTATGCAAGTTTAAGGGTAAAAGCGGGCAAGTTGTTTTAGATCAAATCCGTACAATTGACAAGGAGAGACTGTTAAAGAAATTGGGGCGTTTAGATAAACGATCAGCATATGCAGTTCTGTCTGTACTTGCTGAGATATTTGCGCCCTAA
- a CDS encoding PTS sugar transporter subunit IIA gives MRLTDYIKPESIATDLIAEDKEEVIEELVEKLSENTDCCDMDKVYQAVMDREKNGSTGLEKGVAIPHAKCDDIDRLRIVVGISEKGIDFDSQDGKLSHIFFLMIAPSSEAGPHVQAIARIVKMISIEGVSERLIKAGNAEKLLEIISYVENGG, from the coding sequence ATGAGATTAACAGATTACATCAAACCGGAGAGTATTGCCACCGATCTTATAGCTGAGGATAAGGAAGAAGTTATAGAAGAGCTAGTTGAGAAACTTTCCGAGAATACTGATTGCTGCGATATGGACAAGGTTTATCAGGCTGTAATGGATCGAGAAAAGAATGGGAGCACCGGTCTGGAAAAGGGAGTTGCTATTCCTCACGCTAAATGTGATGATATAGACAGATTGAGGATTGTGGTAGGTATTTCCGAGAAAGGTATTGATTTTGATTCCCAGGACGGAAAGCTGTCACATATTTTCTTCCTTATGATTGCTCCTTCTTCAGAAGCGGGCCCGCACGTTCAGGCTATCGCCAGAATTGTCAAGATGATCAGCATAGAGGGTGTTAGTGAAAGACTTATTAAAGCTGGGAATGCTGAAAAACTACTTGAAATTATAAGTTACGTTGAGAATGGCGGTTAG
- a CDS encoding universal stress protein, with the protein MDSVNPLGNILLYIDGSESSVLAARMAITMAKVYGSNLRVIYVVNEKLLNELLKAKVFVEVEKMDYERDIENDGKRYLNYVKKLAEGKGVHLETVLRKGVVYEEVSKEVEEHEADLVIQGELGEVQSLKDSFYEEGERILRKVSCPVMVVRGEDKIEAIFGNL; encoded by the coding sequence ATGGATAGTGTAAATCCCTTAGGTAATATTCTTCTCTACATCGACGGAAGTGAGTCTTCTGTCCTGGCCGCGCGTATGGCTATCACAATGGCCAAGGTGTACGGTAGCAATCTGCGGGTGATTTATGTTGTTAATGAAAAACTCCTGAACGAACTTCTCAAAGCGAAGGTTTTTGTTGAAGTGGAGAAGATGGATTACGAAAGGGATATAGAGAATGACGGGAAAAGATATTTGAACTATGTCAAGAAACTCGCCGAGGGTAAGGGAGTGCATTTAGAAACCGTTCTTCGTAAAGGTGTTGTTTATGAAGAAGTATCGAAAGAAGTGGAAGAACACGAAGCGGATCTTGTTATTCAGGGTGAACTCGGCGAGGTGCAGAGTCTCAAGGATTCTTTCTATGAAGAGGGAGAACGCATATTGCGCAAGGTTTCCTGTCCGGTGATGGTGGTAAGGGGAGAGGATAAAATCGAGGCTATCTTTGGAAACCTATAG
- a CDS encoding ATP synthase subunit C gives MSLQVLRRRRMKKWITISAGAVFGLVCLVFLLTLTSTAVHVYGQSQEDSNAAAREEFTDNRAKITMWGFVAAAFSTAVGSVGAGIAVGYVGSAALGAIGEKPELAAKALIYVGLAEGIAIYGLIISIMILTKL, from the coding sequence ATGTCGTTGCAGGTATTGCGCAGAAGAAGAATGAAAAAATGGATTACTATTTCAGCTGGAGCTGTGTTCGGTCTCGTATGTCTGGTTTTCCTGCTCACACTTACGAGTACGGCAGTGCATGTTTACGGACAATCTCAGGAAGATTCTAATGCCGCGGCGAGGGAGGAATTTACCGATAACAGAGCAAAGATAACTATGTGGGGTTTCGTTGCCGCCGCCTTTTCCACGGCAGTAGGAAGTGTCGGCGCTGGTATAGCCGTTGGCTACGTCGGGTCCGCCGCTCTCGGGGCGATTGGAGAAAAACCGGAATTAGCCGCAAAAGCTTTGATATATGTCGGCCTGGCGGAAGGAATCGCAATTTACGGGCTGATAATCTCTATTATGATTTTAACTAAATTGTAG
- a CDS encoding V-type ATP synthase subunit B has protein sequence MTEKKIVSGREYIGIEEVSGPLVMVKGIHNIGYNELAEVIDPDGNVRLGMILETSEGAAVIQVFEGTSGLSIPETRVRFRGEPLKFGVSGEILGRVFNGLGQPIDDGPPPKEDMRMDVNGLPINPTAREYPRKFIQTGISAIDGMNTLVRGQKLPVFSGSGLPHNKIVAQITRQAKIIGEEAQFAVVFAAMGIKHDVASYFIKNFEESGVLEKVVLFLNLADDPSVERLVTPRTALTAAEFLAFQMNMHVLVILTDMTNYCESLREISTIREEIPSRKGYPGYLYSDLSSIYERAGMIKGVEGSITQMPILTMPNDDISHPVPDLSGYITEGQIVLERELDHRNIYPPIAGLPSLSRLMKDGIGEGMTREDHAHVASQLFAAYSHVKDVRALAAVIGDEELTPLDKIYLDFGERFEREFLSQGEYENRDITKTLEIGWEIISSLPKEELYRISEEEINKYYGKE, from the coding sequence ATGACTGAAAAGAAAATCGTGAGCGGAAGGGAATATATAGGCATCGAGGAGGTTTCAGGGCCTCTCGTTATGGTAAAAGGGATTCATAACATTGGGTATAATGAACTCGCGGAGGTGATAGATCCTGACGGGAATGTCAGGCTCGGGATGATACTCGAAACCAGTGAAGGCGCCGCTGTCATACAGGTTTTTGAAGGTACATCCGGGCTTTCCATACCCGAAACTAGAGTGCGTTTCCGGGGCGAGCCTTTAAAGTTCGGAGTAAGCGGCGAGATACTGGGCAGGGTTTTTAACGGTCTCGGGCAGCCCATAGATGACGGGCCGCCGCCCAAAGAGGATATGAGAATGGATGTTAACGGTCTTCCGATTAATCCAACGGCCAGAGAATATCCCCGGAAATTTATTCAAACAGGTATTTCCGCGATAGACGGAATGAATACACTCGTACGGGGGCAGAAACTGCCCGTTTTTTCAGGTTCCGGACTTCCCCATAACAAAATAGTGGCTCAGATAACCAGGCAGGCGAAGATAATCGGCGAGGAAGCCCAGTTTGCCGTAGTCTTCGCGGCGATGGGAATAAAACACGATGTGGCCAGTTATTTTATAAAGAACTTCGAGGAATCGGGAGTTCTAGAGAAGGTTGTCCTTTTTCTGAATCTGGCGGATGACCCGTCTGTCGAAAGGCTGGTTACTCCCCGGACAGCACTCACGGCGGCGGAATTTCTGGCTTTTCAGATGAATATGCATGTGCTTGTGATACTGACCGACATGACGAATTACTGTGAGTCGCTTAGAGAAATTTCCACGATACGCGAGGAAATACCCAGCAGAAAGGGATATCCGGGATATCTTTACAGCGACCTTTCTAGTATTTATGAACGCGCTGGAATGATCAAGGGTGTCGAGGGCTCAATAACACAGATGCCCATTCTTACGATGCCGAATGATGATATTTCGCACCCCGTTCCCGATCTGTCAGGTTATATCACCGAAGGTCAGATAGTTCTCGAGAGGGAGCTGGACCACAGGAATATTTATCCGCCTATAGCCGGGCTGCCTTCACTTTCACGTCTTATGAAGGACGGGATAGGTGAAGGAATGACAAGGGAGGATCACGCTCACGTCGCGAGCCAGCTATTCGCCGCGTATTCACACGTGAAGGATGTCAGAGCTCTTGCCGCTGTTATCGGCGATGAGGAGCTTACGCCGCTCGACAAAATATATCTTGATTTTGGAGAAAGATTTGAGCGTGAATTTCTGTCTCAGGGTGAGTATGAGAACAGGGATATTACTAAAACTCTTGAGATAGGATGGGAAATAATCTCCTCTCTTCCAAAGGAAGAACTCTACAGAATTTCAGAAGAGGAGATAAATAAGTATTACGGCAAGGAATAA
- a CDS encoding V-type ATP synthase subunit D — MAKYEIAPTKSNMMKIKRELGFAQEGWELLDQKRQILVVELMGLIDRAVEAQRETEKRLSEAFEALDQLTLRMGRREISLTAPAVNIKSDISFSQRRVMGVSLPKVKVNFRDNPPYFAAPESSIWIDETIKRFREVLHLLGDLAEARISLMRLSREVSKTIRRVNALEKIFIPDYKETLGYIEMALEESEREAFFVLKLVKDRISRRKGEING; from the coding sequence ATGGCAAAATATGAGATTGCGCCTACGAAAAGCAATATGATGAAGATTAAGCGTGAACTCGGCTTTGCCCAAGAGGGATGGGAACTCCTCGATCAGAAGAGACAGATTCTTGTAGTTGAACTTATGGGACTTATCGACCGTGCCGTGGAAGCACAGCGTGAAACGGAAAAGAGACTGAGCGAGGCGTTCGAAGCCCTTGATCAGTTAACTCTCCGAATGGGAAGAAGGGAAATAAGCCTCACGGCTCCCGCGGTGAATATCAAATCTGACATTTCTTTCTCGCAGAGAAGAGTTATGGGGGTTTCTCTGCCGAAAGTAAAAGTCAACTTCAGGGATAATCCTCCTTACTTCGCGGCCCCGGAGAGCAGTATCTGGATAGATGAAACGATAAAGAGGTTTCGCGAGGTGCTTCATCTTCTCGGCGATCTGGCTGAAGCGAGGATTTCACTTATGAGACTTTCCCGTGAAGTGTCAAAGACTATCAGGCGCGTGAATGCTCTGGAAAAAATATTTATTCCCGATTATAAAGAAACACTCGGATATATTGAAATGGCTCTGGAAGAATCAGAAAGGGAAGCGTTCTTTGTCCTCAAGCTGGTCAAAGACCGTATTTCCCGCAGAAAAGGGGAAATCAATGGATAG
- a CDS encoding V-type ATP synthase subunit F translates to MRFYVIGDENTVTGFKLVGLEGEVVDTAGGAREALEKAFSSSDIGIIIITERIASTIREEIEEYAYGRDFPLIMEIPDREGPLEGRASIREMVNAAVGIKM, encoded by the coding sequence ATGCGTTTCTATGTGATTGGTGATGAAAACACGGTTACCGGATTTAAGCTGGTGGGATTGGAGGGTGAGGTAGTCGATACAGCCGGAGGTGCCCGTGAAGCCCTGGAAAAAGCCTTTTCATCGAGTGATATCGGGATAATTATTATCACTGAAAGAATTGCCTCTACTATCCGCGAGGAGATTGAGGAGTACGCGTACGGGCGGGATTTCCCGCTGATAATGGAAATCCCAGACCGTGAAGGACCTCTCGAAGGCAGGGCGTCTATAAGAGAGATGGTAAATGCCGCTGTCGGGATAAAGATGTAA
- a CDS encoding V-type ATP synthase subunit A: protein MLEIIGNVDKVIGPVVQARNITNAKMLDLVEVGENHLVGEIVKLRGERASIQVYEDTTSLVPGADIYSSGAPLSVELGPGLIGTIYDGIQRPLEVIRDSSGKYIQKGIHVSSLDHEKKWKYEPVVETGDEVNAGDIIGKIQETRLIEHRVLVPPGIGGEVTWAAGPGEYNVTETVLKLKEPGGGVREINFNHNWPVRQPRPLKEKLAISKPLITGQRVIDTLFPVAKGGTVVIPGGFGTGKTMTQHALAKWSDADIIVYIGCGERGNEMTDVLQEFPKLIDPRTKRPIMERTILIANTSNMPVAAREASIYTGITIAEYYRDQGYHVAIMADSTSRWAEALRELSGRMEEMPADEGYPAYLPTRLAEFYERAGVVSTHSGSEGSISIVGSVSPPGGDFSEPVTQHTKRFVRCFWALDRQLANARHYPAISWLDSYSEYVDEISGWWQDKSGGRWIELRRRIMDLLQQEGKLQQVVKLVGPDVLPDTKRIVLETCVMFRNAFLQQNSFDKVDMYCTPEKQIKMLQIILDFYELGLENIERGANIHQIKKLKVVSLINRIKFTVSNDDIDKIDEIRDELTRSMKEIEDMFE, encoded by the coding sequence GTGCTTGAGATAATTGGAAATGTGGATAAAGTTATAGGTCCCGTGGTTCAGGCGAGGAATATAACAAACGCCAAAATGCTGGACCTTGTGGAGGTAGGCGAAAATCATCTCGTAGGAGAGATCGTAAAACTGCGGGGAGAGAGAGCCTCGATACAGGTGTATGAAGATACAACAAGCCTTGTGCCCGGAGCGGATATCTACAGTTCCGGCGCGCCTCTTTCCGTTGAACTCGGACCGGGTTTGATCGGAACGATTTACGATGGGATTCAGAGGCCTCTTGAAGTAATCCGCGATTCTTCCGGTAAGTATATTCAGAAAGGGATTCATGTTTCATCCCTGGATCATGAAAAGAAATGGAAGTATGAGCCGGTGGTTGAAACCGGGGATGAAGTTAATGCAGGGGATATAATAGGTAAAATTCAGGAAACCAGACTCATAGAACACAGGGTCCTCGTTCCTCCGGGAATCGGAGGAGAGGTTACCTGGGCCGCGGGCCCCGGAGAGTATAATGTTACGGAAACTGTTCTGAAGTTGAAAGAGCCGGGAGGCGGGGTCAGAGAGATCAATTTTAACCATAACTGGCCCGTACGGCAGCCGCGCCCGCTAAAGGAAAAACTGGCTATTTCCAAACCTCTTATTACGGGGCAGAGGGTTATTGACACACTCTTCCCTGTTGCCAAGGGCGGAACCGTTGTGATTCCCGGAGGGTTTGGAACGGGGAAGACGATGACCCAGCACGCTCTGGCAAAATGGAGCGACGCTGATATTATTGTGTATATAGGCTGCGGAGAACGGGGAAATGAAATGACTGATGTCCTTCAGGAATTTCCTAAGCTGATAGATCCCAGGACTAAACGCCCCATCATGGAGAGAACTATACTGATAGCTAATACTTCGAATATGCCTGTAGCCGCGCGGGAGGCATCTATCTATACGGGAATTACAATTGCCGAGTACTATAGGGATCAGGGGTATCATGTGGCAATTATGGCCGATTCCACCTCTCGCTGGGCCGAGGCGCTGAGAGAACTTTCCGGGCGTATGGAAGAAATGCCCGCTGATGAAGGGTATCCGGCGTATTTACCGACGAGGCTTGCCGAGTTTTATGAAAGAGCCGGGGTTGTTTCAACACATTCGGGTTCCGAGGGCTCGATCAGTATTGTAGGATCTGTTTCGCCTCCCGGCGGAGACTTCTCCGAACCTGTCACACAGCACACAAAAAGATTTGTCAGATGTTTCTGGGCCCTCGACCGCCAGCTCGCTAACGCGCGTCATTATCCTGCTATCTCATGGCTGGACAGCTACAGTGAGTATGTCGATGAGATAAGCGGCTGGTGGCAGGATAAATCAGGCGGCCGTTGGATAGAGCTTAGGCGCAGGATTATGGACCTTCTTCAACAGGAAGGTAAACTGCAGCAGGTTGTAAAATTGGTCGGTCCGGACGTTCTTCCAGATACCAAGAGGATTGTTCTTGAAACATGCGTGATGTTTCGAAACGCCTTTTTACAGCAGAACAGCTTTGACAAGGTCGATATGTACTGCACACCTGAAAAACAGATCAAGATGCTGCAGATTATTCTTGATTTTTATGAGTTGGGACTGGAGAACATCGAAAGGGGAGCCAATATACATCAGATCAAGAAATTGAAAGTTGTTTCTCTGATCAACAGGATCAAGTTTACCGTCTCAAATGATGATATTGATAAAATAGACGAAATAAGAGATGAATTAACGCGCTCTATGAAAGAAATTGAAGATATGTTTGAGTAA
- a CDS encoding biotin transporter BioY → MYSQSMVMTSPGLSDKAGLAVNRAGKILAFTLFAAVGAQFAVRLPFTPVPVTMQTLFVVMAGVVLGPRDGFYAMLSYLALGISGAPVFAGLTFGPAVLFGPTGGYLMAFPAAAFLAGYLPEIAGGNTAARALGIISGLALILLSGAAYLCLITGLSIADALMLAVIPFIIAEIAKFLAAVFIAGRI, encoded by the coding sequence TTGTATAGTCAAAGTATGGTTATGACGAGCCCCGGACTTTCAGACAAAGCCGGACTCGCTGTCAATCGCGCGGGTAAGATATTGGCTTTTACTCTTTTTGCAGCTGTCGGGGCGCAGTTTGCTGTTCGCCTTCCCTTTACACCTGTGCCGGTTACCATGCAGACGCTTTTTGTAGTTATGGCCGGAGTCGTGCTCGGCCCGCGTGATGGCTTCTACGCCATGCTTTCATACCTTGCCCTGGGTATTTCAGGGGCGCCTGTCTTTGCCGGGCTTACTTTCGGTCCGGCCGTTTTGTTCGGACCCACGGGGGGTTATCTGATGGCGTTTCCCGCCGCGGCCTTCCTGGCCGGATATCTGCCTGAGATTGCCGGAGGAAATACGGCGGCGAGGGCTTTAGGTATTATTTCAGGTTTGGCGCTCATACTGCTCTCAGGAGCTGCTTATCTCTGTCTTATAACCGGCTTATCCATTGCTGATGCTCTCATGCTGGCTGTTATTCCGTTTATTATTGCTGAAATCGCCAAATTTCTGGCAGCTGTCTTTATAGCCGGCAGGATATAA
- a CDS encoding ATPase: MKETLSSLIQTEKKLKLADCGSTWTKILDVESDFLEIITTRELVRKDLPLFDIATGHSAKKRCAKFKNELLALAEGALSLVDKEDFSIVDVGGRDVKFIRFKGRKVKKIDWNLACGATTGATIELLTNYYQIDYPSLEPVDTWINVTCGVFGMERVLESVSKGKSPQRSVAEFIHGMVRNVFDFTQRPSEIYLSGGFCGNRCFLDSMARYSKVIPLGRAVLIEGLKEETAG, translated from the coding sequence GTGAAGGAGACGCTGTCTTCATTGATACAGACGGAGAAGAAATTGAAACTCGCCGATTGCGGTAGCACATGGACTAAAATACTGGATGTAGAATCGGATTTCCTTGAGATCATAACAACTCGCGAGCTGGTTCGAAAAGACCTGCCGCTTTTCGACATTGCAACGGGACACAGCGCTAAAAAGCGTTGTGCTAAGTTCAAGAATGAATTGCTGGCACTGGCTGAAGGCGCCCTTTCTCTTGTTGACAAGGAGGATTTTTCGATTGTTGATGTTGGCGGAAGGGATGTTAAATTCATCCGGTTCAAAGGGAGAAAGGTTAAGAAGATTGACTGGAATCTTGCCTGCGGCGCTACGACCGGCGCTACAATCGAACTTCTAACGAATTATTACCAGATTGATTACCCGTCACTTGAGCCGGTCGATACATGGATAAATGTAACTTGCGGTGTTTTCGGTATGGAAAGGGTCTTAGAGTCCGTTTCAAAGGGAAAATCACCGCAAAGGAGTGTGGCTGAATTTATACACGGCATGGTCCGCAACGTTTTTGATTTCACGCAGAGACCTTCCGAAATATACCTGTCGGGCGGTTTCTGCGGCAACAGGTGTTTTCTGGACTCAATGGCGAGATATAGCAAAGTTATACCTCTGGGAAGAGCTGTTCTAATCGAAGGGCTTAAAGAGGAAACTGCGGGATAG
- a CDS encoding V-type ATP synthase subunit E family protein, whose product MVDNQSVDEICSRIRKDGEREVNSILDKAEKTASEIIEKAEEEKDRIIKEIIAEAEQKGETERRRELSGVQIEIKRAKLKIREDVIANVMEKVKESLEKVREESSYPVILKDMIVEGIKALDGKSFFVLVDGRDFHIMKKEVIPAVRAELKGELENVEIRELEEDSLGGVKVGVPGGNVVYDNRFEARMYRLRDDIRNMIFENIFRSEGGEG is encoded by the coding sequence TTGGTTGATAATCAGTCAGTCGATGAGATTTGCAGCCGCATCAGAAAGGATGGGGAAAGAGAGGTAAATTCCATTCTGGATAAGGCGGAGAAGACCGCCTCTGAAATAATAGAGAAGGCGGAGGAAGAAAAGGATAGGATTATAAAGGAAATTATTGCCGAGGCTGAGCAAAAGGGAGAAACTGAACGCAGAAGAGAACTCAGCGGAGTTCAAATAGAGATTAAGAGAGCGAAACTTAAAATCCGTGAAGATGTCATAGCTAACGTCATGGAGAAAGTAAAAGAATCACTTGAAAAGGTTAGAGAAGAAAGCAGCTATCCGGTAATTCTGAAAGATATGATAGTTGAAGGCATAAAAGCTTTAGACGGAAAATCCTTTTTTGTTTTGGTCGACGGGAGGGATTTTCACATTATGAAAAAAGAAGTTATACCCGCTGTTCGCGCGGAGCTTAAAGGGGAACTGGAGAATGTGGAGATAAGAGAACTCGAAGAAGATTCTCTCGGTGGAGTTAAGGTCGGAGTGCCCGGCGGGAATGTGGTTTATGATAACAGATTCGAGGCAAGAATGTACAGATTGCGCGATGATATCAGAAATATGATATTCGAGAATATTTTCCGCTCTGAAGGAGGTGAGGGTTAA
- a CDS encoding sodium/proline symporter — protein MESNTQQILFVMIGYLLLLILWGLYQGRKVKTTSDYAIAGRNLPGWIAALSERATGESSWALLGLPGLAYATGLTGIWTALGCVAGIIVCWLAIAVRLRDEAEKYDVNTFVGYIARKHSASEKSIRAVASLTIVFFFFFYIGAQFLGGGKTLHTMFEIDPKLGMLLTAIIIVPYTIYGGFRSVVYTDAVQAIVMITALVAGPIFGIIAVSSNPDLFAQSIPIALSKAGTDYSSMTGAASGFAAGVVIMGGLSWFFGYLGGQPQLSMRFMAIKDSSQAKRGCAVGIIWTVLAYLGALSIGWLGICFFGPTGLEDQEYVMPAVMLKIFPPAIASVLITGAIAAMISTADSLLILSSTELSENIIKPALKARGKTDIKGLIHSRIATAVLAVIALAAAYLSPSNLIYTLVGYVWAGIGGTFSVVILLTLFWKRFHGRAALVTIVTGMLFTIIWISTGMEEVITSRFMTFAVASVVAVTASFVLKEKDSVEAERTPD, from the coding sequence ATGGAAAGTAACACACAGCAAATACTCTTTGTGATGATAGGTTATCTTCTCCTGCTGATACTCTGGGGATTGTATCAGGGCAGAAAAGTAAAAACCACCTCGGACTACGCTATTGCCGGAAGGAATCTTCCCGGATGGATTGCGGCTCTTTCTGAACGCGCGACCGGGGAATCCTCCTGGGCGCTCCTCGGCCTCCCGGGACTGGCTTACGCTACCGGGCTGACAGGAATATGGACCGCCCTGGGTTGCGTAGCTGGGATAATTGTCTGCTGGCTTGCTATAGCTGTAAGACTGCGCGATGAAGCCGAAAAGTACGATGTTAACACATTTGTCGGATATATAGCCAGAAAGCACAGCGCTTCTGAAAAGTCAATCCGCGCGGTCGCGAGCCTGACGATCGTCTTCTTCTTTTTCTTCTATATCGGCGCGCAATTTCTGGGCGGAGGTAAAACACTTCATACTATGTTCGAAATAGATCCCAAACTCGGAATGCTGTTAACAGCTATTATCATAGTTCCATATACGATATACGGAGGATTCAGGAGCGTGGTTTATACTGACGCTGTCCAGGCCATTGTGATGATTACCGCTCTAGTTGCAGGCCCCATTTTCGGAATAATCGCCGTCAGCTCTAATCCCGACCTCTTCGCTCAATCCATCCCGATAGCCCTTTCCAAAGCCGGAACAGATTACAGCTCTATGACCGGCGCAGCTTCGGGATTTGCCGCCGGAGTAGTGATAATGGGCGGACTTTCATGGTTCTTCGGATATCTTGGCGGGCAGCCGCAATTGAGCATGCGCTTTATGGCTATAAAGGATAGCAGTCAAGCCAAGCGGGGATGCGCGGTGGGTATTATCTGGACTGTACTTGCCTATTTAGGAGCTCTTTCTATCGGCTGGCTGGGGATATGCTTCTTCGGCCCAACGGGCCTTGAAGATCAGGAATATGTAATGCCCGCTGTAATGCTCAAGATCTTTCCGCCCGCGATAGCCTCTGTTCTTATCACCGGAGCTATAGCGGCAATGATATCAACCGCTGATTCACTCCTTATACTTTCATCAACAGAACTTTCAGAAAACATAATAAAGCCGGCACTTAAAGCCAGAGGCAAAACCGATATAAAAGGGCTTATTCACTCAAGAATAGCAACAGCTGTTCTCGCGGTTATCGCTCTCGCCGCGGCTTATCTCTCACCGTCAAATCTGATTTATACTCTCGTAGGATACGTGTGGGCCGGAATAGGCGGTACATTTTCCGTTGTGATACTGCTCACATTATTCTGGAAGAGATTTCACGGAAGAGCCGCTCTTGTTACAATCGTTACAGGCATGTTATTTACAATTATATGGATAAGCACGGGAATGGAAGAGGTTATAACCTCGAGGTTTATGACATTCGCCGTCGCGTCTGTTGTGGCTGTAACAGCCAGTTTCGTCCTGAAAGAAAAAGACTCTGTCGAGGCGGAAAGGACTCCGGATTAA
- a CDS encoding SHOCT domain-containing protein — protein sequence MFHGMYGYGWGWIIGIIFFIAVIWIIVRMVSQNNQLRGNNKTPLDILKERYAKGEIDKQEFEERKKDL from the coding sequence ATGTTTCATGGAATGTACGGATACGGCTGGGGATGGATAATAGGCATTATTTTTTTTATAGCTGTAATCTGGATTATTGTAAGAATGGTAAGCCAGAACAATCAGTTACGGGGTAATAACAAAACTCCCCTTGACATTTTAAAGGAAAGATATGCCAAAGGGGAAATAGATAAACAAGAGTTCGAAGAACGAAAAAAAGATTTATAA